The Setaria italica strain Yugu1 chromosome IX, Setaria_italica_v2.0, whole genome shotgun sequence genome has a window encoding:
- the LOC101760562 gene encoding uncharacterized protein LOC101760562, whose protein sequence is MNPESAKAIQSRIGKETEDLERPAGVRKPKPSTEGEMTSKEKTPTLALEMVDQDDTKILPEKPRHRLRKTDEHFEKVIEVVRLLNINMPLLDVLQVPTYAHYFKNILTTKQEILQFPTDHIKMTEDCSAAIANQAPNKKRDPRCPTIPGSIGVLIFKRALCDLGASLSIMPKDVFEKLCLQETEPTAMCLELADNTVRYPEAIAIDVPMKIGNHFVLVDFMILEMGE, encoded by the coding sequence ATGAATCCAGAGTCAGCTAAAGCTATTCAATCTCGCATAGGCAAGGAAACAGAAGATCTAGAACGTCCGGCGGGAGTTAGGAAGCCTAAACCATCTACAGAAGGAGAGATGACTTCAAAGGAGAAGACACCTACCCTAGCTCTAGAGATGGTCGATCAAGATGACACAAAGATTCTACCAGAGAAACCACGCCATCGTCTACGTAAAACTGATGAACATTTTGAGAAGGTTATTGAAGTTGTCCGCTTGTTGAACATCAATATGCCACTGCTGGACGTtctacaagttccaacctatGCTCACTACTTCAAGAATATCCTGACAACCAAGCAAGAGATTCTGCAGTTCCCTACAGATCACATCAAGATGACAGAAGACTGCAGTGCTGCAATTGCAAATCAAGCTCCCAACAAGAAAAGGGATCCTAGATGTCCAACCATCCCAGGTTCAATTGGAGTGCTAATATTCAAAAGGGCATTATGTGATCTTGGCGCAAGTCTAAGCATCATGCCCAAAGATGTGTTCGAGAAGCTATGCCTGCAGGAGACAGAACCGACTGCTATGTGCTTGGAGTTGGCGGATAACACCGTTCGCTATCCTGAAGCCATTGCTATAGATGTACCTATGAAGATCGGGAATCACTTTGTCCTTGTTGACTTCATGATACTCGAGATGGGAGAATGA